The DNA sequence GAACTCGATGGGATCGAGGCCGAGCTTCTCCGCCATCTCGTCCATCGCGCATTCCAGCCCCAGCATGCCCACCGCCTCGCCCGGTGCCCGGACGGGTCCGCGGGCGGTGAGGTCCACCTGGGCCGTGCGGGTCGTGAAACTGCGGTTGGCGCCGGCATAGAGCGCCACCGCGCCGAGGGCGACCGGCTCGAAGAACGCCGAGGCGCCGGCCTTCTGCCCGACCAGGCTGTCCTGGCCGATCGCGGTCAGCCTGCCGTCGGGGCCGGCGCCGAGGCGGATCCGCTGTATGGTCTCGCTCCGGCCATAGGTGGCATGGAAGGTCTGCCGGCGCGAGAGGGCGACCTTGACCGGGCGGCCGAGCCGCCGCGCCGCGACGGCGGCGAGGAGCATGTCGGCGGTCGCGGTCTTGCCGCCGAACCCGCCGCCGATGAAGGGCGACAGGATCCGGATGTCCTCGGGCCGGATGCCGAGCGACCGGGCGATGATGGCGATGCCTCCGGTGACGAGCTGGACCGGCGCGCGCAGCGTCAGCCGGTCGCCGTCCCAGGACGCGATGCTGCCGTAGGGCTCCATGGCGGCGTGGACCTGGGTCGGCGTGGTGTAGGTCACGTCCAGCGTCACCGGAGCCTCACGCATCGCCGTCTCGATGTCGCCGACGACGGTGTCGGGCAGCAGGGCGCCCTCGGGCGTCGCGAGCGCGTCGTCCTGCCCGTCCCGGATGTCGAAACGTCCGGGGATCGCCTCGCACCTCACGGTGACGGCCATGGCTCCCGCCCGCGCCGCCTCGAAACTCTCGGCGATCGCGACCCCGACCACCTCGCCGTAGCTGCCGATGGTGCCGTCGTACAAGGGCGCGTCCGGACGGCCGAAGACGGGCGTGTCCCGCGGCAGCGAGCCGTCGCCGGCGATCACGTCGATCACGCCGGGCAGCGCGCGGGCCGCCGCGGTGTCGATAGACGTGACGCGCCCCTTGCCGACCGGCGCCGTCACGGCGACGCCGTAAGCCAGGTTGCCGACGGGATGTTCGAGGGCGTAGGTGGCCGCGCCGGTGACCTTCGCGATCCCGTCGATCCGGGGGACGGGCCGCCCGAGCACGCCCTGGACGCCGCGGTCCAGGGCCATGCCGGCATGCTTCGAGTTCATCTGGTACCGGGTCATGGTGCACTCCTCCAGTGCCGGGGAGAGGAAGCCGGGGCGGTCATGCCGGCGTCCCGGTCAGGTCGCGCAGGCAGGCGACCAGCGTGCGGCGCGCGAGCGGGATCTTGAAATCGTTGCCGCCGTGCCCTCTTGCGTCGGCCAGCAGGGCGTCCGCCGCCGCCTCGAACGTCTCGGCGGCGGGTTCCCGGCCGATCAGGGCCCGCTCCGCCGCCGGGTCGCGCCACGGCATGGTGCCGAGCCCGCCGAACGCCAGGGCCGCCCCCGCGATGCGGCCGTCCCGCACGTCAACCGCACCCGCCACCGACACCAGGGCGAAGGCGTAGGAGGCGCGGTCGCGGACCTTGCGGTAGAGCTGGCGGCCGGGCGGGGGCGGGGGCAGCTCGACCCGGGTGATCAGCTCGCCGGCGGACAGAACCGTCTCCACGTGCGGCGTGTCGCCCGGCAGGCGGTAGAGGTCGGCAAGGGGGATGCGCCGCTCCGTCCCGTCCGGCCGCAGGGTGACCAGGGTGGCGTCGAGCGCCCGCATGGCGACGGCCATGTCGCTGGGATGGCTGGCGATGCAGTGCCCGCTGGTGCCGAGGACGGCCATGATGCGGTTGAAGCCGCCGATCGCGTCGCAGCCGCTGCCGGGGACGCGCTTGTTGCAGGCGGCGTCCGTGTCGTAGAAGTAGTAGCAGCGGGTGCGTTGCAACAGGTTGCCGCCGGTCGTCGCCTTGTTGCGGAGCTGGCCGGAGGCGCCCGCGAGCAGCGCCTGGCTGAGCATCGGGTAGCGGGAGATCACCCGCCGGTCGGCCGCGAGGTCGCTGTTGGGGACCAGGGCGCCGATGGAGAGGCCGCCGTCGGCCCGTTCCTCGATGTCGGCCAGGGGCAGGCGGCTGATGTCCACCAGCCGGTCCGGCGTCTCCACCTGCAGCTTCATCAGGTCGAGCAGGTTGGTGCCGCCGGCGATGAACCGCGTGCCCGGCGTGGCGAAGCCGGCCGCGGCCGCCTGCGGGGTGTCGGCCCTGGAATACTCGAACGTCCTCATGACTCCGCTCCCGCCGCGTCGCGGATGGCATCGACGATGCCGGGATAGGCCGAGCAGCGGCAGATGTTGCCGCTCATCCGCTCCGATATCTCGGCGTCGTCGAGCCGGACGGAACCCGGATCGGCGGTGACGTGGCTGGGCCAGCCCTTGCGGACTTCGTCCAGCATGCCGACCGCGGAGACAATCTGGCCGGGCGTACAGTAGCCGCACTGGTAGCCGTCGTGGCGGATGAAGGCGGCCTGCACGGGATGCAGCGCCTCGGCCGAGCCGATCCCCTCGATCGTGGTGATGTCGTCGTCCTGGTGCATGACGGCGAGCGTCAGGCAGGAATTGATCCGCCGCCCGTTCACCAGCACCGTGCAGGCGCCGCACTGGCCGTGGTCGCAGCCCTTCTTGCTGCCCGTCAGGTCCAGGTGTTCGCGCAGCAGGTCGAGCAGCGAGGTCCGGATGTCCGGATCCAGGTCGTAGGAGCGACCGTTGATCGTGAAATGCATCGGAGTCACCCTTGTGGTGGATGTCCTGGAACGCTGGCGGCTTCTGTTGGCTCCGCCGCCGGTGTGACCGTCCCGGATTGGTCACCGCGTTCCGCACCAACATTGGGCAGGTGCCGCCCGCGGAGAAGGCCTGGTATTATCCTGGGACAGGGGCGTCCCATGCTGGGATCCGGCCCGTCGTCGAGGAGCGTGCCGCGACCATGGCGGACCCGAGCAGAAGCGAGCTGGCCGATTTCCTGCGATCGCGGCGGGAACGCCTCACTCCCGAGGAGGTCGGGCTTCCCAACGGTCGCCGCCGCCGCACGCCGGGCCTGCGCCGCGAGGAAGTGGCCGAGCTGGCCGGGATCGGCGTGGATTGGTACGTCCGGCTGGAGCAGGGAAGGGATGTCAGCCCGTCGCTGACGACGATCGACGCGCTGGCGCGCGTCCTGCGCCTGGGCAGCGCCGAGGCGGCCCACCTGCGCGCCCTGGCTCGCCCGGCCGGAGCCGCCGCCTGGCAGCGGGAGACGGTCCCGGAGCCGCTTCGGCGCCTGATCGAAAGCCTCAACCTGCCCGCCTACATCACCGGCCGGCGCTGGGACATCCTGGCCTGGAACGACGCGGCGTCGGACATCTTCGGTTTCGACCGGATGAAGGAGGAGGACCGGAACGGCGTACTCTATATCCTGACCGACCCGGCCGCCCGGCACTTGCTGGGTGCCGCCTGGGCCGACGAGGCGAGGCGCATGGTCGCGCAGTTCCGCGCGACGCACGACCTGCTCGCGGGCGATCCCGCCTTCCTCGACCTGCTGGAGCGGGCGCGGGCGGGCTGCCCCGAGATCGCGGAGTGGTGGCCGGAGCACGACGTCCGCGATGCCGGGGGCGGGCGCAAGGTCATGAACCATCCCGAGCGGGGGCTGCTGCGCTTCGAGTACGCGACTTTCCAGTCGACCGACGATCCGGCGCTCAAGCTGATCCTGTACACGCCGGTATGAGACCGTTCCGGCGTATCCTCACGCCAGGAGGCGGACCGGGTCCTCGCCGCCCGCGGTCGCCGCTCCCAGGCGGCGGTCGGCGCTGACGCCCCGCGCAACCGCTCAGCCGGCCCCTCCCTCTTCCGGGGCGGACCCTTCGGCTCGCGGGTCCGGGTGCGCGAGGGCGCGATCGACATGGCTTCCGCCGACCGCCGCCGTCACCGCTACGTCATCCGGCCCATCCCGATTGCGAAGCACAGCTTACCGGTCTGAGCAGGACATGGCGGCTTATCCTGCCGGACGCCGTGAATTACTGTCGATCAGCCGCGACCTCAAGGCGCCTGTCCCACAGGCGGCCCATGTCTTGCCCTCATCCAGGGAGTTCAGATGTCGAACCCGCAAGATAGGCAATTTCTCGAAATCACGCGCCGACAGGTTCTGGAAGCCGGAGCCGCCGTGTCGTTGACCGGCACGATGCTGTCGGCATCGGGGCATGCCCAGCAAGCCGGCCCGCGGACCTCGCCGGAAAACGGCATGACCGTCCGCGTATCCTTCAACGTCAACGGCCGCCGGACGACGTTGGAAATCGATGCGCGGGCATCCTTGCTGGACATGCTGCGCGAGCGGCTGGGCCTCGTCGGTGCCAAGAAAGGCTGCGATCATGGCCAGTGCGGCGCCTGCACGGTCCTGATGGAGGGCCGACGGGTCGTGTCCTGCCTGACGATGGCCGCCAAAGCCGATGGCCGCGACGTTACCACCATCGAAGGCATAGCCGGGCCGGACGCCCTTCATCCCATGCAGCAGGCGTTCATCGATCACGATGCCTTGCAATGCGGGTACTGCACGCCCGGCCAGATCATGGCTGCGATTTCCTGCGTCAGGGAAGGTCACGCTTCGACGCCGGAGCAGATCAAGGAGTACATGAGCGGGAACATCTGCCGGTGCGGTGCCTATGCCGGCATCGTCGCGGCGATCGAACAGGCCGCTCCCCGGATCGAGCGGAGCTGAGCCATGAAACCGTTGTCCTATGTTCGCGCCGGAACGGCCCGTGAAGCGATCGAAGCCTTCGCCGCCGCCGGGGAAGGGGCCCGCTACATCGCCGGCGGCACCAATCTCTACGATCTGATGAAACTCGGCATCGAGCAGCCGTCGCACCTGATCGACATCGCCGCGCTCGAAGGCGCCGACCGGATCGATACCGGCGGCGATCGGCTGTTCTTCGGGGGCGCGGCGCTGATGGCGGACGTCGCGGAGGATCCGGTCGTACGCCGCGACTATCCCGTGCTGGCGGACAGCCTCTCGAAGGCGGCCTCCCAGCAACTGCGCAACATGGCGACCGTCGGCGGCAATCTGCTGCAACGGACGCGCTGCGCCTATTTCAGGAACGGCGCGAACGGCGCCTATCCGTGCAACAAGCGGGTGCCGGGCTCCGGCTGCGCCGCGATCGGCGGGCTTGATCGATCTCAGGCCGTGCTGGGGGCAAGCGAGGCTTGCAACGCCGTGTCTCCCGGGGATTGGCCCGTCGCGCTGACGGCGATGGATGCCGCGATCGAACTGCAAGGCGCCGACGGGACGCGGGTCATCCCGATTTCCGAACTCTATCGGCCGCCCGGCGGAACGCCGCATCTCGAATTCAGCCTCAGCCGGGAGGAGATCGTCACGGGCATCTCGGTGCCGAAGACGCCGGCCGGCCGGAACTCCACCTATCTGAAGGTACGTGACCGCGAATCCTACGCATTCGCGCTCGCTTCCGCCGCGGTGGCGCTGGACATGGACGGGGACCGCGTGCGCCAGGCGCATGTGGCGCTCGGCGGGGTGGCCACCCGGCCCTGGCGGGCACGCGGGACCGAGGCTCTCCTGCGCGGCCGGGACCTCGACCGGGAGCTCGCGCTGGATGCGGCCAGGGCGGCCTTTGCCGATGCCCGGGCCGGTCGCCACAACGCCTTCAAGATCGAACTCGGCGCGCGAACCCTTGCCGACGCCATCATGACTGCCGGGAGCAGGACCCCATGACACCGAACCGCACCGCTGACCGTCCCAGGTTCGATGCCCGTGAAAAGGTGCTCGGCCGTGCCTTGTATGCCGCCGACCAGGCGTTTCCCGGGCTGCTTCACGCGATGACCGTGCCCGCGACGATCGCCAAGGGCCGGATCCTGTCCATCGATACTGCCGCGGCCCGCGCTGTCCAGGGGGTCGTGCGTATCTTCACGCATGACGATTTCTCGCGGATCAGGACGACGCCCGCGACCCGCGGCGCCTATGGGCAGCCGGGAAAAGGCTACCAGCCCATGACGGTACCGCAGGTCCGCCACCGGGGCGAACCGGTCGCCCTGGTGGTCGCCGAGACGCTGGAGGCGGCGATCGAAGGAGCGGAAGCCGTGACGGTGCGCTATGCCGAAGAGCCTTTCAGCGCGCTGATGGAGGACGGCCTTGCGGGCCCGGAGGCGGAGGTCGCCCGCCAGCACCGGTCCGGCGATGCCGAGGCCGCCTTCGCCGGTGCCGCCCATGTCGTCGATGTGGAGTATCTGCATCCCCAGCAGCACCACAATCCCATCGAGTTGATCTCGACGACCGCCGCCTTCGAGGGCGGTACGCTGCGGATCTACGAGGGAACGCAGGCCGCGGCGGCCTTCGCCGGCGGACTGGCCGGCATGATGGGAATGGAGCCTCAGGCGCTTCGAGGCGTCAGCCCGTACACGGGCGGAGGGTTCGGCCAGAAGAACGGCGTCCAGGAGCAGAGCGTGCTGGTGGCGAGCGCCGCCCTGCTCCTTCGCCGCCCGGTCAAGCTCGTCATGCCGCGGGGCCAGCTGTTCCACACGGCATCCTATCGTCCGCGCAGCCGGCATCGCGTCCGCCTCGCGGCGGACGGCAGCGGCCGCCTGCTGGCCGGCATCTATGAAACGGTGCAGCAGAATAGCCGGTATGACGGATTCGCCAGCGATCACGGCGCCAATCCGCCGCGCATGTATGATTATGGCGCATGGCGGGGAAGCGAGCGCATCATTCGGGTCGACAGCCAGACGCCCGGACATCAGCGCGCCCCGTACGAGCATCCGGCCAGCTATGCCACCGAATGCGCCATCGACGAACTCGCCGGGGCGCTCGGCATGGATCCCGTCTCGCTGCGCCTCGCCAATGACGCCCGGCGTGATCCGATCACCGGCAAGCCCTTCTCCTCCCGCCATCTTGCCGAATGCCTGAGGCGCGGGGCCGCGCTGTTCGGCTGGGACCGGCGGAGGAGCGTGCCCGGCACGCTGGCGGCAGGCAACGGCGACCTCATCGGCCTCGGCGTCGCCTGCGGCAGTTACAAGGCCGCGATGACGCCATCGGTCACGACGCTCCGGCTCTCGGCCAGCGGCAGATGCGAGATCGCGACGTCGGGCCACGAAATGGGGCAGGGCTTGCGCAGCGTCATCGCCGAGGAGCTGATCGACGTCCTCGGCGCGGACCCCGGCAGGATCGAGATCAGGATCGGTGACACCGGCCATGCGCCCCAGCATCTCACCGCGGGTTCCTGGGGCGCGGGAAGCGCGGCGCCGGCGGCTCGGGCCGCCGCCTTGAGGCTGCGCGAGGAGCTCGTCCTCTTGACCGGGGCGGCGCTGTCGGAAGAGCCCGTCCATGTCCAGCTCGCCCGGACCCGGCGCCCCTTCCTGGAAGTGACGGTCGATACCGTGCCCCTTGGCAAGGACCGGCAGGCGATCGAGCAGCTGAGACGGGGCGTCCTCGCCACGACCGGGCCCGAATATCCCGACTTCCTCGCATTCAGCTGGATCGCGCATTTTGCCGAAGTCCATGTCGAGCCCTCGACGGGGCGCGTGCGTGTCGAGAGGGTTGTCAGTGTCGCCGACTGCGGACGGGTCATGAACCGCCGCACGGCGGAAAGCCAGGTCCGCAGCGGCGTGGTCTGGGGCATCGGTGCCGCCCTGCGCGAGGTCGGCGAGATCGACCCGCGGTTCGGCGGCGCGCTCAACAACGACCTTGCGGAATATGTCGTGCCGGTGAACGCCGACATAGGCGCGATCGATGTCGATTTCATCGACGAGCCGGACATCCAGCTCAACATATCGGGCGTCAAAGGGCTCGGCGAGGTGGCCATGGTCGGCGCGGCCGCAGCCATCGTCAACGCCGTCCACAACGCGACCGGAAAAAGGATCCGGCATTTGCCGATCCGCGTCGAGGACCTGCTCTAGAGCGGTCCCCGATCAGGTTGAACCGCTTCGGTCCTCGCAGCCGGCCGTTCCACTCGCCGCCCTGTGTTGCGCCATGGGCGCAACCTACGGCTCGATGCAGGGCGGGGGTGATGCAGGCCCGACGATCGTAGGTTGCGCCCATGGCGCAACGCATCTGATCGGCTGCCCCAGGCGGATCGACCTGATCGGGCACAGCTCTAGGCCCCGCAGCCGACCACGCCCGAAGGCTGGCGCGCCGGTGCGTTCGCGTCAGCCGCCGGCCTGCCAGTCGTAGGCCTTCATGTGATCGAGGAACGCCCGCATTGCCGCGCTCGGAAGGCGGCGGCTGGGGTAATACAGGAACCAGTGCGGCAGGGTGGGGCTCCAGTCCCGGAGAAGCTCCACCAACCGGCCGCCGCGGATATGGGGCTTCGCATAGTCGTCGAGTACGTGGGCGATGCCCCTGCCGGCCAGGGCGGCCTGAAGCTCGTTATGCACGGTGCTGAACGTCAGGCGTCCGGCGGGGGTGACCTCCAGCTCCTCGTCCCCATCGACGAACCGCCAGGCCGCGAGGGTGCCCCCGGGAAACCGGCGCCTTATGCAGTCATGGTCGACGAGATCATGCGGCGTTCTCGGCAGGCCCCGCCGGTCGATGTAATCCGGTGAAGCCACGATCGCATATCTGAGCGATGGTCCCAACGGGATCGCGATCATGTCCTGCGCCAACTGCTTGCCGAACCGGACGCCGGCATCGAAACCCTGTTCCACGATGTCGATCACCGCCGCATCGCTGACGATCTCGATCTTCACCTTGGGGAAGACATCCATGAAGTCGAACACGAGGGGGCATAGGAGATGATCGACGGCCGGAGCCGGCGCATTGATCCGCAAGGTTCCCGATGGACTGTCCCTCAGCTCATCGATCTCGGCGATCGCAAGCTGGATATCGCCCAGGGCCGGGGCCAGGCGATCAAGGAGGCGCTGCCCTGCCTCCGTCGGCGATACGCTCCTCGTCGTCCGATTGAGGAGCCGGATCCCGAGGGACTCTTCCAAGGCGTTCATGGTTTGGCTCAGGGCCGATGACGAGACGCCCCGTTCGAGCGCCGCGGCGCGAAAGCCGCCACAGCGTACGATCGCCGCGAACACGTCGAAACTGTCCAGTCGAACCGGGTTCATTGCGAAGTGTGCCTAATCAAGATAATCATGTTTGGCGATCTTATCAGCGCAATCACGCCGTGTCATGGTCGTGTAGCCGGCAGTGCGCCCTGATCGCCGTGTCTTCCCGATATGGCTCGGTCCGCCGGGAGGCGAAGCCTCCGGCGGGTTCGGTGCGGTCCGGTACCCGGTAGGCCGGGTTCACGGTTTTTTAGTATTCTAATGTTCAATTTGTCATACGGCTTGTCCGCTCGAGCGGGGGTCGATGCCTGTCATCCGGAGCCGGTCTCAATAGACGCCTGTATGGTCCGAGGCGGTGCGGCATTTCCAGTCACTCCTCCGGGCGAGCCCATGACGAATCACGTGAGAATCGACAATCTGGGCATCGGGTACCGGACGCTGACGGCCGGCGAGATCGAACGGGCGCTCGCCCTGCATCTGCGCTACGTACAGGGGCAGCGCGGCGGCATGCGGGTTTGCCTGAAGTTCTGCGATCTCTCGAGAGCCAACCTGGCGGGCCGCATCCTCGCTGGTCGACGAACTTCGGCAAGGCGCGCCTGGTCCGCGCGAACATGGCCGGCGCCGACCTGACCGAGGCGCGCCTGCAAGACAGCGACCTGATGCAGGCGGACCTGCGAAACGCGATCCTGCGCGGGGCCGTGATGACGGACGCGGTGATGACCCTGGCGGACCTGCGCGGTGCCGACATCCGGGACGCGGACTTCCGCGGCGCCAGGGACCTCAAGCTCTCCGGGCCGATCGCCTGACGCGGGCGGTGATGGCGCGGGAGGACCTAGATCGGCAAGCAGGAGGCAGCACATGGTTCTGGATCCACCGCCTGAGCGTCGCCGGGCCCCGCGCCACCTGGGCGATGGCTACCCGCTCCGGATCGGCCGTCATTCGGCCCGCCTCGTCGACTGGTCGGCGACCGGCGTCGGCCTCCAGGTCAAGGAGGAGGTCGACGGATACCGGATCGGCGACCCGACGACGCTCAGCATACACAGCGAGCTGACCCATGGCGTTGCCGTGTTTCCTGCCGTCATCCGGCGCGTCGATGCCGCGGAACGCGTCGTCGGAGTCGACTTCGCCGAGGACGCCGAGACCGCGGTGCGATTCCTGGTGGCCACCGTCGGCGACGTCTCCGAGGCCGTCCCGGAGGACAGGGGCGGCGAACCGCGGTAGAAGCCTCGGCTTCCTGCTCGTCCGCTGCACGGCCCGCTGCCCGAAGTGAACCGTACCGGGTTGACCGGAGGCCGGTTCGGTTCGG is a window from the Skermanella sp. TT6 genome containing:
- a CDS encoding xanthine dehydrogenase family protein molybdopterin-binding subunit, which codes for MTRYQMNSKHAGMALDRGVQGVLGRPVPRIDGIAKVTGAATYALEHPVGNLAYGVAVTAPVGKGRVTSIDTAAARALPGVIDVIAGDGSLPRDTPVFGRPDAPLYDGTIGSYGEVVGVAIAESFEAARAGAMAVTVRCEAIPGRFDIRDGQDDALATPEGALLPDTVVGDIETAMREAPVTLDVTYTTPTQVHAAMEPYGSIASWDGDRLTLRAPVQLVTGGIAIIARSLGIRPEDIRILSPFIGGGFGGKTATADMLLAAVAARRLGRPVKVALSRRQTFHATYGRSETIQRIRLGAGPDGRLTAIGQDSLVGQKAGASAFFEPVALGAVALYAGANRSFTTRTAQVDLTARGPVRAPGEAVGMLGLECAMDEMAEKLGLDPIEFRKLNEPSVDPSTGKPFSTRRLVDCYDEGARRFGWAERERRREGDWLIGHGMATASRVNFLAKATARVRLGPDGRAAVETDMTDLGTGTYTILAQVAGEALGIPVEGIDVRLGDSEYPSGSGSGGSFGAASSASSVALACEDIVAELARRMGAASADMTLKDGHAIAGNRRVALSELVGASPIEGLGTIEPGSNSASWSQSTHGAQFAEVAVHAVTGEVRVRRMLAVFDCGRVLNHRTARSQAIGGMIWGIGYALHEHAVVDPRTGAYVNRDLAEYHVPANADVPQIEVFFIEEIDRQANPVGAKGLGEAGISGAGAAVANAVHDACGVRVRDYPITPDKLLAGLPPVR
- a CDS encoding FAD binding domain-containing protein: MRTFEYSRADTPQAAAAGFATPGTRFIAGGTNLLDLMKLQVETPDRLVDISRLPLADIEERADGGLSIGALVPNSDLAADRRVISRYPMLSQALLAGASGQLRNKATTGGNLLQRTRCYYFYDTDAACNKRVPGSGCDAIGGFNRIMAVLGTSGHCIASHPSDMAVAMRALDATLVTLRPDGTERRIPLADLYRLPGDTPHVETVLSAGELITRVELPPPPPGRQLYRKVRDRASYAFALVSVAGAVDVRDGRIAGAALAFGGLGTMPWRDPAAERALIGREPAAETFEAAADALLADARGHGGNDFKIPLARRTLVACLRDLTGTPA
- a CDS encoding 2Fe-2S iron-sulfur cluster-binding protein, translating into MHFTINGRSYDLDPDIRTSLLDLLREHLDLTGSKKGCDHGQCGACTVLVNGRRINSCLTLAVMHQDDDITTIEGIGSAEALHPVQAAFIRHDGYQCGYCTPGQIVSAVGMLDEVRKGWPSHVTADPGSVRLDDAEISERMSGNICRCSAYPGIVDAIRDAAGAES
- a CDS encoding helix-turn-helix transcriptional regulator, whose product is MADPSRSELADFLRSRRERLTPEEVGLPNGRRRRTPGLRREEVAELAGIGVDWYVRLEQGRDVSPSLTTIDALARVLRLGSAEAAHLRALARPAGAAAWQRETVPEPLRRLIESLNLPAYITGRRWDILAWNDAASDIFGFDRMKEEDRNGVLYILTDPAARHLLGAAWADEARRMVAQFRATHDLLAGDPAFLDLLERARAGCPEIAEWWPEHDVRDAGGGRKVMNHPERGLLRFEYATFQSTDDPALKLILYTPV
- a CDS encoding (2Fe-2S)-binding protein, with translation MSNPQDRQFLEITRRQVLEAGAAVSLTGTMLSASGHAQQAGPRTSPENGMTVRVSFNVNGRRTTLEIDARASLLDMLRERLGLVGAKKGCDHGQCGACTVLMEGRRVVSCLTMAAKADGRDVTTIEGIAGPDALHPMQQAFIDHDALQCGYCTPGQIMAAISCVREGHASTPEQIKEYMSGNICRCGAYAGIVAAIEQAAPRIERS
- a CDS encoding FAD binding domain-containing protein, producing MKPLSYVRAGTAREAIEAFAAAGEGARYIAGGTNLYDLMKLGIEQPSHLIDIAALEGADRIDTGGDRLFFGGAALMADVAEDPVVRRDYPVLADSLSKAASQQLRNMATVGGNLLQRTRCAYFRNGANGAYPCNKRVPGSGCAAIGGLDRSQAVLGASEACNAVSPGDWPVALTAMDAAIELQGADGTRVIPISELYRPPGGTPHLEFSLSREEIVTGISVPKTPAGRNSTYLKVRDRESYAFALASAAVALDMDGDRVRQAHVALGGVATRPWRARGTEALLRGRDLDRELALDAARAAFADARAGRHNAFKIELGARTLADAIMTAGSRTP
- a CDS encoding xanthine dehydrogenase family protein molybdopterin-binding subunit, with amino-acid sequence MTPNRTADRPRFDAREKVLGRALYAADQAFPGLLHAMTVPATIAKGRILSIDTAAARAVQGVVRIFTHDDFSRIRTTPATRGAYGQPGKGYQPMTVPQVRHRGEPVALVVAETLEAAIEGAEAVTVRYAEEPFSALMEDGLAGPEAEVARQHRSGDAEAAFAGAAHVVDVEYLHPQQHHNPIELISTTAAFEGGTLRIYEGTQAAAAFAGGLAGMMGMEPQALRGVSPYTGGGFGQKNGVQEQSVLVASAALLLRRPVKLVMPRGQLFHTASYRPRSRHRVRLAADGSGRLLAGIYETVQQNSRYDGFASDHGANPPRMYDYGAWRGSERIIRVDSQTPGHQRAPYEHPASYATECAIDELAGALGMDPVSLRLANDARRDPITGKPFSSRHLAECLRRGAALFGWDRRRSVPGTLAAGNGDLIGLGVACGSYKAAMTPSVTTLRLSASGRCEIATSGHEMGQGLRSVIAEELIDVLGADPGRIEIRIGDTGHAPQHLTAGSWGAGSAAPAARAAALRLREELVLLTGAALSEEPVHVQLARTRRPFLEVTVDTVPLGKDRQAIEQLRRGVLATTGPEYPDFLAFSWIAHFAEVHVEPSTGRVRVERVVSVADCGRVMNRRTAESQVRSGVVWGIGAALREVGEIDPRFGGALNNDLAEYVVPVNADIGAIDVDFIDEPDIQLNISGVKGLGEVAMVGAAAAIVNAVHNATGKRIRHLPIRVEDLL
- a CDS encoding LysR family transcriptional regulator produces the protein MNPVRLDSFDVFAAIVRCGGFRAAALERGVSSSALSQTMNALEESLGIRLLNRTTRSVSPTEAGQRLLDRLAPALGDIQLAIAEIDELRDSPSGTLRINAPAPAVDHLLCPLVFDFMDVFPKVKIEIVSDAAVIDIVEQGFDAGVRFGKQLAQDMIAIPLGPSLRYAIVASPDYIDRRGLPRTPHDLVDHDCIRRRFPGGTLAAWRFVDGDEELEVTPAGRLTFSTVHNELQAALAGRGIAHVLDDYAKPHIRGGRLVELLRDWSPTLPHWFLYYPSRRLPSAAMRAFLDHMKAYDWQAGG
- a CDS encoding pentapeptide repeat-containing protein — protein: MAGADLTEARLQDSDLMQADLRNAILRGAVMTDAVMTLADLRGADIRDADFRGARDLKLSGPIA
- a CDS encoding PilZ domain-containing protein, whose protein sequence is MVLDPPPERRRAPRHLGDGYPLRIGRHSARLVDWSATGVGLQVKEEVDGYRIGDPTTLSIHSELTHGVAVFPAVIRRVDAAERVVGVDFAEDAETAVRFLVATVGDVSEAVPEDRGGEPR